Proteins encoded by one window of Pristiophorus japonicus isolate sPriJap1 unplaced genomic scaffold, sPriJap1.hap1 HAP1_SCAFFOLD_1886, whole genome shotgun sequence:
- the LOC139243796 gene encoding otolin-1-like: protein VRGEWGESGESGGSGEAWGEWGEWGERGEWGERGERGESVGESGE from the exons gtacggggagagtggggagagagtggggagagcggggggagtggggag gcatggggagagtggggagagtggggggagaggggagagtggggagagcggggggagagaggggagagcgtgggggagagtggggag